From Microbacterium sp. 10M-3C3:
AGCATCCGCATCGTGACGATTCCCGATCCGGCGGCGTCTACGTAGCGAAACACTCACAGCGGTCCGAAGGCACCGCTTGACGAAAGGACGCAGACATGGCACAGCCCACCACGAACGCCCCCCTCGCCACGACCGAGGCGGGCAAGACCACGATCGTCGACCCGGTCGTCGCCAAGATCGCCGGCATCGCCGCGCGTGAGGTGCCCGGCGTCCACGCGCTCGGCGGCGGCGCCGCCCGCGTGCTCGGCAACATCCGCGAGGCCGTGGGCGCGAAGGACTTCGCCCAGGGCGTGCGCGTCGAGGTGGGCGAGAAGGAGGTCGCGGTCGACCTGCAGATCCAGGTGGACTACCCGGAGCCGCTGCAGCGCGTCGCCGCCGAGGTGCGCTCGGCCGTGGCCGAGGCGATCACCGAGCTCGTCGGCCTGAAGGTCGCCGAGATCAACGTGACCGTCGTCGACGTGTACATCCCGGGCGATGACGACGACGCCGAGGAGTCGCGAGTCCAGTGAACGGCATCCTCTACGGCACCCTCGCCGGGGTCGCGCTGGCGTTCGCCGCACTGGCGTTCGGATTCTGGGGTTTCCTCCTCGTCGCCCTCTTCGGCGGCATCGGGGCCCTCATCGGAGCGTCCGTGACCGGCCGGCTGGACCTGCGGGCGGCGCTGGACGCCGCCCGCGGGCGCCGGGTCGGATGAGCGCCGTCGAGGTCGTCGCCCCCACCAGCGGGGGCGCGACCGTCGCCCCCGCCCGCCCCGTGATCCCCGGTCACGTCACGATCGCCCCCCGCGCCTACGAGCGGCTGCTGGCCGCCGTCAGCGCGCGGTCGATGGGGGTGCGCCCGCGCGATGTCACCGTGCGCGCGGCCGACGAGGGCGGGCGCCTGATCGTCCACGTCACCGGAGCAGTCTCCGGCGACGGCGCCCCGGTGCTCGAACGCATCGAGCGCGTCCGCACCGACGTGACCGAAGGCGCGCAGCGCCTCACGGGAGCGGCGGTCACCCGGGTCACCGTCCATGTGACCCGCATCCACTTCGACGACAGGAGGGCATCATGAGCACGCAGAACGCCGACGGCGTGCTGCGCCGCAGCAGCCGTCGCCTGCGGTACCGCTCGCGGAGCGCGGCCGTGTCGACCGCGCTCGTGCTGGCGGCGCTCATCGGGCTCTACCTGGCCGTCGAGGCGGGGCTCGCGCTCGCCGGTCGCCCGGCGCTCGTGGCCACCCCCGCCCAGCTGTGGGACACGGCCCAGGCCCAGCCCGCGATCGCGTGGGTGGCGGCGGTCGTCCTCGCCGTCATCGGCGTCGTCTTCGTGCTGCTCGCGGTCCTGCCCGGGCGCCTCGCGCGCCGCGAGGTCTCGGAGGAGCGCTTCACCGTCGTCCTGGACGACGACGTGCTCGCCAGCGGCCTGTCGCGCAGCGCCGCGACCGCGGCCGGCGTCGGCCGCAGCCAGGTACGCACGGCCGTCGGACACCGGCGCGCCCGCGTGCAGCTGACCCCCACGACGGGCTTCCCGCCCGCCCGCGACGCGGCCCAGCAGGCGTCCGTCGCGACCGTCACCGCCCTGGGCCTGCGCCCGGGACTGACCCCGCGCGTCACCGTCGAACGAGAGGGCGTGATCGCATGACGCAGTCCAACCGGTTCCTCAACCGCGTGCTGCTGCTGCTCGTCGGACTCGGCTTCCTCGCCGTCGCCGCCGTGATCGCGTGGCCCCAGGTCACCGGCGCCCCGCTGCCGCTGGTCGTGGCCGCCGACGACCCGATCGTGTCGTGGGGCATCA
This genomic window contains:
- a CDS encoding DUF2273 domain-containing protein codes for the protein MNGILYGTLAGVALAFAALAFGFWGFLLVALFGGIGALIGASVTGRLDLRAALDAARGRRVG
- a CDS encoding Asp23/Gls24 family envelope stress response protein, whose amino-acid sequence is MAQPTTNAPLATTEAGKTTIVDPVVAKIAGIAAREVPGVHALGGGAARVLGNIREAVGAKDFAQGVRVEVGEKEVAVDLQIQVDYPEPLQRVAAEVRSAVAEAITELVGLKVAEINVTVVDVYIPGDDDDAEESRVQ
- a CDS encoding DUF6286 domain-containing protein encodes the protein MSTQNADGVLRRSSRRLRYRSRSAAVSTALVLAALIGLYLAVEAGLALAGRPALVATPAQLWDTAQAQPAIAWVAAVVLAVIGVVFVLLAVLPGRLARREVSEERFTVVLDDDVLASGLSRSAATAAGVGRSQVRTAVGHRRARVQLTPTTGFPPARDAAQQASVATVTALGLRPGLTPRVTVEREGVIA